The region GCGGCCTGCGCTCGGGCACCGATTTCGACTACGAGTTCCAGATGACGGGCATGAACGCCACCATGGCGCCGGAGGTCGAGACCGTGTTCCTGATGGCCGATCTGGTGCACCAGGCGATCGCCTCCAGCCTGGTGAAGGATGTCGCCCGCCTGGGCGGCAATTTCGCCGCATTCGTGCCGCCTTCTGTGGCCCGGCGGCTGACCGCCAAGCTCGAAAGCCTGAAGTCGGCCTGACGGCCGATCCTCTTTACCCGAGACCTACCACAGGAGTTGGGGTATGAAGCGCCTGTTTGCATTCCTTTTAGCGATGTTTGCCATGACAACGACTGCCTCCGCCGCGACCGATCCCGAAAACACGCTGCTCCTGCAGCTCAAGGACGGCACGGTCGTCATCGAGCTGCGCCCGGACCTGGCGCCCCAGCACGTTGCCCGCATCAAGGAGCTGACCCGCCAGGGCTTCTATGACGGCATCGTGTTCCACCGCGTGATCGAGGGCTTCATGGCCCAGACCGGCGATCCCACCGGCACCGGCACCGGCGGCTCGGGCAAGAAGCTGCGCGCCGAATTCACCCAGGAGCCGTTCCTGCGCGGCACGGTGGGCATGGCCCGCTCGCAGAGCCCCGACAGCGGCGACAGCCAGTTCTTCATCTGCTTCCAGCCCTCGCGCTTCCTCGACGGCCAGTACACGGTGTTCGGCCGGGTCGTCTCGGGCATGGAATTCGTCGACAAGATCAAGCGTGGCCAGGGCCAGTCGGGCACCGTCGCCCCGCCGCCGGACAAGATCGTCTCGATGAAGGTCCAGGCCGACGTGAAGTAAATGGCGAGCCCTCTCCGCCCTCAGGGGGGAGAGGGTTGGGTGAGGTGGGCGCCGGCATAGAGTTCTATTCCACCGACCACCTCACCCTCCCGTTGCTTGACGCGACGGGCCCCTCCCTCTCCCCCGCAAGCGGCGGAGAGGGCAAAGGTGCAGCACCCTCATGAAAGTCGCCGATTTCGATTTCGACCTGCCGCCGGATCGGATCGCCGTTCGCCCGGCCGAGCCGCGGGAGAGCGCGCGCCTGCTGCGGATCACCGCCGACGGCCTGAGCGACCGCACCATCGGGGACCTGCCCGACCTGTTGCGTGCCGGCGACCTGCTGGTGGTCAACGACACCAAGGTGATCCCGGCGCGGCTGGTCGGTCGGATCGGCGAGGGGCGGGTCGAGGTCAACCTGATCCACGCCGTCGACGACCATACCTGGGAATGCTTGGCGCGGCCGGGCAAACGCTTTCGCCCCGGCAGCACGGTCGTGTTCGGCGCGCTTGTCGCCCACATCATCGCCAAGGCCGAGGACGGCACCATCACCCTGTCTTTCGATGTGGCGGGGGCGGCCTTGATGGCGGCGCTGGACCGGGTCGGCACCATGCCCCTGCCGCCCTATATCGCGCGCAAGCGCGAACCCGACGACCAGGATCGCACCGACTATCAAACAGCCTTTGCCGAGCGCACCGGCGCTGTCGCGGCGCCCACGGCCGGCCTGCACCTGACCCCGACCATGCTGGGCCGGCTCGACGCGATGGGGGTCGAGCGGGTGGCGGTGACCTTGCACGTGGGGGCAGGGACCTTCCTGCCGGTCAAGGTCGACGATACCGACGATCACAGGATGCACGCCGAATGGGGCGAGGTGAGTGCCCATGCCGCCGCGCGCATCAATGCCGCCCGTGCCGCCGGCAAGCGGATCGTGGCCCTGGGCACCACGGCCCTGCGCCTGATCGAAAGTGCGGCGACGCCGGCCGGTACCGTGGCGCCTTTCGGGGCCTGGACGGATATCTTTATCACGCCAGGCTACCGCTTCCGCACCGCCGACCTGCTGCTGACCAATTTCCATCTGCCGCAATCGACCCTGTTCATGCTGGTCTCGGCCTTTGCCGGGACGGCGCGCATGAAGGCGGCCTATGCCCATGCCGTTGCCCAAGGGTATCGTTTCTATTCCTATGGCGATGCCTGCCTGATCGACCGAGTGGATCCTGGCTCATGACCGCGACCGATTTCCGTTTCCATGTCGAGGCGCGCGACGGGGCCGCCCGGGTCGGCAATATCCGCACGGGGCGCGGTGTGATCCGCACGCCGGCCTTCATGCCGGTGGGCACGGCCGCGACGGTCAAGGCGGTGCCGCCCGAGGCGGTGCGCAAGGCCGGCGCCGACATCCTGCTGGGCAATACCTATCACCTGATGCTGCGGCCGGGGGCAGAGCGGGTGGCCGGCCTGGGCGGGCTGCACAAGTTCATGAACTGGCCCCACCCGATCCTGACCGATTCCGGCGGCTTCCAGGTCATGTCGCTGGCTTCCCTGCGCAAGATCACCGAGGAGGGTGTCGCCTTCCGCTCGCATCACGACGGCAGCGCTCACGCCATGTCGCCGGAGCGATCCATCGAGATCCAGCGCCTGCTCGATTCCGACATCGCCATGCAGCTCGACGAATGCGTCGCCCTGCCGGCCAGTCGCGAGGAAACCGCCCGGGCGATGCAGCTCTCCCTGCGCTGGGCCCGGCGATCGAAGGCAGCCTTCGAGGCCAGCGCGCCGCCGCCGGGCCGGGCGCTGTTCGGCATCGTGCAGGGGGGCACCGAGCAGGACCTGCGGCAGGAATCGGCGCAGGGCCTGATCGAGATCGGTTTTCCCGGCTACGCCCTGGGCGGCCTGGCAGTGGGCGAGCCGCAGGCGGTGATGTTCGAGGTCATCGCCGCCACCACCCCGCACCTGCCGCAGGAGCGGCCGCGCTACCTGATGGGGGTGGGCAAGCCCGCCGATATTGTCGGCGCCGTCGCCCGCGGCATCGACATGTTCGACTGCGTCATCCCCACCAGGTCCGGCCGCAACGGCCAAGCCTTCACCCGGCAGGGCGCCGTCAACATCCGTAACGCGAAATACGCCGATGAGCCGCGGCCGCTGGACGACAAGTGCCGCTGCCCGGCCTGCCGGGACTACTCCGCCGCCTATATCCACCACCTGGTACGGTCGAGCGAGATCCTGGGCGCCACCTTGATGACCGCGCACAACCTGACCTATTACCAGGATTTGATGGCCGGGCTGCGCACGGCGATCCGGCGCGGGCAACTCGCCGCCTTCGTCGCGGATTTCGAGACCGGCGCCGCCGACTATTAGTAAAGCAGGCGAGGGGCTATTGACCCCGGGGTAGCCACCCCTCTAAGGTGCGCGCCGCGGCCGAGTCGACTATCGTTCGAAGCCGTATGTCCCAATTTGGTGAGAGCCGGTAGCTCAGTCGGTAGAGCACGAGACTTTTAATCTTGGGGTCAAGGGTTCGATTCCCTTCCGGCTCACCAAATGCCCGGCGGCCGGCCTATCGCCGCCGAATTGACCCAAGTCGCCCAGATCCCGCAATCTTGGTTTCTTTTTCTCGCCAGCGGACTCCCTGCTGGTGTATTTGTGGTCAATAGATGATTCGACTTGTTCAAGGGGCATGGGGATGTCGTCGACCCGTATTGCATTCGCGGCGTTGACTGTCGCTCTGGGGTTGCAGGCCTGTTCGATGTTTGGGGGCAAGCCCGAAGAAGCAGCAGTGACCGCGCCGCCGCCCGCGCCTGTCGCGGTGGCACCTGTCATACCTGAAATCACCGGCCCGTTGGTTGCCGGCGGGCCGCCGATGCCCAGCCGCAAGCCGACGGCCGCCGCCGGCACCACCGTGGCAATGCCGCGGCCAGCGCTCCCGGCCCTGCCGGTCGCCCCTGGCGCGCCCAAGATCGGCCCCGGCAACCAGATCCAGGCCGATGTCGTCGCCCCCACCATCTGCCGCAAACCGGCCGAGGTTTCCGCCGACGATGTCCGCCGACTGCAGACCGAGCTGATGGTGGCGGCCTTGCGCTGCCACAAGAATCCCGACTTGAAGATCGCCGACAAGTACAATGCCTTCGTGCGCAAGTTCTCGCCCGAGATGGTCAAGCAGACCAAGGCGTTGCAGGCCCTGTTCAAGCGCCAGTTCGGCACGGCCTACATGAAGCAGTTCGACATCTACGTGACCGCCCTGGCGAACGAAATTTCCCAGCGCGGCGGCAAGACGTACGACTATTGCAAGGTGGCTGACGGCCTGCTCGACAAGGTCAATGCCGTGAAGGCCGAAGAACTCGGCACCTTCTCGGCGACCGCGCCGATGGTCGTGCGCAGTTCCTTGAACGGCAAGACCTGCTGAACTTCGGTACCCTGCCCGGCCGGTATTCTCGGAGCCAGTATCGTCATCCCGGCGTAGGCCGGGTTCCATCGTAGGGCAGCACGAGATGTCACAATGGATTCCGGCCTTCGCCGGAATGACGGCAGTGGGCTGAACCTAAAATCCCAGCAATGCCAAGGTCTCGGCCTTTGCGCGCAAAGAAAAGGGCGCCGGGTTGCCCCGGCGCCCTCGATCCTGTGCCTGGATCGTGATGAATTACATCACGATTTCGACGCGGCGGTTCTGCGGCTCACGGACGCCATCGGGGGTCGGGACGAGCGGGGCGCTCTCGCCCTTGCCGACGGTGGTGATGTTGGCGGCCGGAATGCCCAGACCGACCAGCACCGTGGCAACCGCCTTGGCGCGCTTCAGCGACAGACCCTGGTTGTAGGCGGCCGAACCCGAACGGTCGGCGTGACCGGTCAGTTCGATGCGGGCGACGCCCAGCGACGAGGCTGCATTGGCCGCGTCCTGGATGATCGCCTGGGCTTCCGGGGTGATCGCGGTCGAGTTCCAGTCGAAGAACACGATGTACGACCGGGCATCCGCCGGGGCGGGAGCCGGAGCCGCCGCCGGGGCCGGTTCGGCCATCGGCGCAGCGCCGGTGCCGAAGTTGTAGGTCAGGCCGGCCATGATGTTGTGCGTAGCATATTCGCTCTCGATCGTGCCGCCGCCCGGCGCGTCGAACTCGGGATCGAGCGTGGCGAAATAGCGGTAGTCGACGAACAGCGACAGGCCGCCGGTGACGGCAACCTTTACGCCGGCGATGCCCTGGTAAGCGAAGACCACGTCGTCATCGTCCACACGGGCACCAGGCACGCCGATGTCATTGGCGTATACCCAGGCAGCACCGATGCCGGCACCGATGTACGGGGTGAAGCGCGATGAATTCTCGAAGTCGTAGAGGGCGTTGATCATCACGGCGAGCGAGGACAGGTTGCCGTCCACATCGACCGTGGCGCCGCCCGACGAGATTTCGTCGGCTTCGTTGCGGCGATAGGTGACCTCGGCTTCGACGCGGGGACGGCCGAAGTCGTAGCCCATGGCACCGCCGGCGGCCCAGCCGTTGTCGGTCGACAGTTCGCCGTCGGCGCCGCCCGAGCTGATCTCGAGATCAGGCTGAATGACATAGCCGCCGAAAGCACTGAGGTAGGGGCCGACGCGATCCGCATGAGCGGCCGACGCGGCAACCATGAGCGCAGCAGCGCTGACGAGACCCAGGGTAATGCGCATTGTCTTCTCCGATTCGACTACGTTTTTGAACCTACCGCCGTCTTGGGAGCTTTCCAAGGCGGAACCGTGCCTAGATTTCCGGCAGGTCGGGCGCGAGGTCAACAACTCTCCGGCAAACTTTGCCTGGCCCGAGCCGGTCGCCGCCAAGTGTTGCTTCAATGCACCTGTTGGCGCGAATAACACAACTTAAAAGTGATTTATTCTCATGGTCCATCAAATTACAACGCGGGGTAGCCAGAAACGGAAAAGGGCGCCGGGTTTCCCCGGCGCCCTCGATCCCGTAGCTGGATCGTGATGAATTACATCACGATTTCGACGCGGCGGTTCTGCGGCTCGCGGACACCATCGGGGGTCGGGACGAGCGGGGCGCTCTCGCCCTTGCCGATGGTGGTGATGCCGGCGGCCGGGACACCCAGGCCGATCAGCACCTTCTTCACGGCATTGGCGCGACGCACCGAGAGGCCCTGGTTGTAGGCGGCCGAGCCCGAACGGTCGGCGTGACCGGTCAGTTCGATGCGCGAGACGCCCAGCGACGAGGCCGCATTGGCCGCATCCTGGATGATTGCCTGGGCTTCCGGGGTGATCGCGGTCGAGTTCCAGTCGAAGAACACGATGTAGTTGCGGGCGACTTCGGCCGGCGGGGGCGCCACGGCCGGCGGGGTCGGCTCGGCGGTGACGATGCCGGTGCCGAGGTTGTAGGTCAGGCCCACCATGAGGTTGTGGGTGGCGTATTCGGCATCCAGGTCAGGACCGGCGCCAGGCAGGTTGAAGCTGGGGTCGAGAGTCGCGAAATAGCGATAGTCGACGAACAGCGACAGCCCCTCGGTGACGGCGACCTTCACACCGGCGATGCCCTGGTAGGCGAAGACGACGTCGGTGTCGTTCAGGAAAACGGGGCCGGGGTCCACACGGCCGTCAGCCGCGTCGATCACCCCGACACCGATACCGGCGCCGAGGTAGGGCGTGAAGCGCGACGAGTTGGTAAAGTCGTAGAACGCGTTCAGCATGACCGCCAGCGCCGAGACATGACCCGCCAGCGGGGCGGAGGCACCGCCGGCGCTGATCCGGTCGTTTTCGTTGCGACGATAGCTGACTTCTGCTTCGAGGCGGGGGCCGCCCCAGTCGTAACCGAAGGCGACGCCGCCGGCCCAACCGTCATCGAATTCCGCCTCGGCGCTGGCGGTCCCGACCTCGAGGTCGGCGTCCTGCAGAATGACATAGCCGCCGAAGACGCTGCCGTAAGGGCCGACCCGCTCGGCATGAGCGGCGGCACCGGCGACCATGATCGCGGCGGCGCTAACGAGTCCCAAGGTAATGCGCATAGGTATCTCCGTTTCGATTCGTTTGGACTTCATCACATGACGTCGGCGCAGCCTGTTCAACTGCGCCGACGGTACTGGTTCACTTGACGGCGGGCGAGTGGTCCACCTTTACCCGTCAATGTCTTACGGCAGAACGATCTCGACGCGACGGTTCTGCGGTTCACGAACGCCATCGGGAGTCGGCACCAACGGTGCCGTCTCGCCCTTGCCGACGGTGCTGATCGAGTCGGCCGACACGCCGAGCGCCACCAGTTCCGCCTTCACGGCATCGGCGCGCTTCAGCGACAGGCGCTGATTGTAACGGGCCGAGCCCGACCGGTCGGCATGGCCGGTCAGCTCGATACGGGTCACGCCCAGTTGCTGCGCGGCAGCGGCCGCATCACGGATGATCTGCGAGGCTTCGGACGAGATCGCGACCGAGTCCCAATCGAAGAACACCATGTAGGAGCGGGCGAGCACCGGCGCCGGGGCCGGCTCGACCATCGGGGCGGGTTCGGCCGGCGGCGGGGCGGGCGGGGTGCCGAAGTTGTAGGTCAGGCCCGCGGTGATGATGTGCTGCTCGTATTCGAACTTGACGCCGCCCAGATCGGTCTCGAGCGTGCGGAAGTAACGATAGTCGACCAGGCCCGAGAGGTTCTCGGTGATCGAGACCTTGGTCCCGACGATGCCCTGGTAGGCCAGGACCGTATCGGTGTCATTGTCGTCGTCGAGATAGGCGGCGCCCATGCCGAAGCCGATATAGGGGGTGACGATCGAGGTGTTCTCGAAGTCATAGAGGGCATTGATCATGCCGGAGATGGCCGACAGGTCATCCTCGTCGCCGGCCTGGATGGGGGCGAAGCCGTCGAGATCCAGGGAGTCGAGCTTGTTGAAGTGGTAGGCGCCTTCGAATTCCAGGCGGCCACGGCCCCAGTCATAACCGACCGCGGCGCCGCCGATCCAACCGTCTTCGAAGGACAGATCGCCGTGGAAGGGACCCACATCGACCCCGACATCCGGGTTGATCGTGTAGCCACCGAAGCCGGTGATATAGGGACCAGACACCATGTCGGCCTGCGCGGCTGCGCCAGCAACGAGAATAGCGGCTGCGCTAACCAGACCCAGGGCAAGTCTCATGACCGTCTCCGTTCAATTCATTATCGTTCAATGCATCCGTTACGGGTTCCAGCCTGGCCCAACGTAACGAAAACTCGACATGGTGCGGTGCGAGGAACCAAGGGCGATCCTGACCGGAAAAACAGACCGCAATTCAGGCGCCAAGTACCTAATGCACCAACCACTTTCGCAGTGGCAATGTATTCTCGCCCCCTGATAGCGACAACTGCCGATTTGGAGACCCTCCAAGCTTGGGGCAACTCTGGGGCAAGTGTTGCGGTGCAGCCACAGTCGGGCTGGATCGCACCAAAAATAGGTGACGCCATGGCCATGAATGTAACCGGAATGAAGTGTTGCTTGG is a window of Oleomonas cavernae DNA encoding:
- the coaD gene encoding pantetheine-phosphate adenylyltransferase, whose translation is MVGIGVNSGKSPFFSFEERMDMMNEIVTDLADEPGIGAIDVVPFKGLVVDFARANQATVLLRGLRSGTDFDYEFQMTGMNATMAPEVETVFLMADLVHQAIASSLVKDVARLGGNFAAFVPPSVARRLTAKLESLKSA
- a CDS encoding peptidylprolyl isomerase is translated as MTTTASAATDPENTLLLQLKDGTVVIELRPDLAPQHVARIKELTRQGFYDGIVFHRVIEGFMAQTGDPTGTGTGGSGKKLRAEFTQEPFLRGTVGMARSQSPDSGDSQFFICFQPSRFLDGQYTVFGRVVSGMEFVDKIKRGQGQSGTVAPPPDKIVSMKVQADVK
- the queA gene encoding tRNA preQ1(34) S-adenosylmethionine ribosyltransferase-isomerase QueA, encoding MKVADFDFDLPPDRIAVRPAEPRESARLLRITADGLSDRTIGDLPDLLRAGDLLVVNDTKVIPARLVGRIGEGRVEVNLIHAVDDHTWECLARPGKRFRPGSTVVFGALVAHIIAKAEDGTITLSFDVAGAALMAALDRVGTMPLPPYIARKREPDDQDRTDYQTAFAERTGAVAAPTAGLHLTPTMLGRLDAMGVERVAVTLHVGAGTFLPVKVDDTDDHRMHAEWGEVSAHAAARINAARAAGKRIVALGTTALRLIESAATPAGTVAPFGAWTDIFITPGYRFRTADLLLTNFHLPQSTLFMLVSAFAGTARMKAAYAHAVAQGYRFYSYGDACLIDRVDPGS
- the tgt gene encoding tRNA guanosine(34) transglycosylase Tgt encodes the protein MTATDFRFHVEARDGAARVGNIRTGRGVIRTPAFMPVGTAATVKAVPPEAVRKAGADILLGNTYHLMLRPGAERVAGLGGLHKFMNWPHPILTDSGGFQVMSLASLRKITEEGVAFRSHHDGSAHAMSPERSIEIQRLLDSDIAMQLDECVALPASREETARAMQLSLRWARRSKAAFEASAPPPGRALFGIVQGGTEQDLRQESAQGLIEIGFPGYALGGLAVGEPQAVMFEVIAATTPHLPQERPRYLMGVGKPADIVGAVARGIDMFDCVIPTRSGRNGQAFTRQGAVNIRNAKYADEPRPLDDKCRCPACRDYSAAYIHHLVRSSEILGATLMTAHNLTYYQDLMAGLRTAIRRGQLAAFVADFETGAADY
- a CDS encoding OmpA family protein, with translation MRITLGLVSAAALMVAASAAHADRVGPYLSAFGGYVIQPDLEISSGGADGELSTDNGWAAGGAMGYDFGRPRVEAEVTYRRNEADEISSGGATVDVDGNLSSLAVMINALYDFENSSRFTPYIGAGIGAAWVYANDIGVPGARVDDDDVVFAYQGIAGVKVAVTGGLSLFVDYRYFATLDPEFDAPGGGTIESEYATHNIMAGLTYNFGTGAAPMAEPAPAAAPAPAPADARSYIVFFDWNSTAITPEAQAIIQDAANAASSLGVARIELTGHADRSGSAAYNQGLSLKRAKAVATVLVGLGIPAANITTVGKGESAPLVPTPDGVREPQNRRVEIVM
- a CDS encoding OmpA family protein, encoding MRITLGLVSAAAIMVAGAAAHAERVGPYGSVFGGYVILQDADLEVGTASAEAEFDDGWAGGVAFGYDWGGPRLEAEVSYRRNENDRISAGGASAPLAGHVSALAVMLNAFYDFTNSSRFTPYLGAGIGVGVIDAADGRVDPGPVFLNDTDVVFAYQGIAGVKVAVTEGLSLFVDYRYFATLDPSFNLPGAGPDLDAEYATHNLMVGLTYNLGTGIVTAEPTPPAVAPPPAEVARNYIVFFDWNSTAITPEAQAIIQDAANAASSLGVSRIELTGHADRSGSAAYNQGLSVRRANAVKKVLIGLGVPAAGITTIGKGESAPLVPTPDGVREPQNRRVEIVM
- a CDS encoding OmpA family protein, with amino-acid sequence MRLALGLVSAAAILVAGAAAQADMVSGPYITGFGGYTINPDVGVDVGPFHGDLSFEDGWIGGAAVGYDWGRGRLEFEGAYHFNKLDSLDLDGFAPIQAGDEDDLSAISGMINALYDFENTSIVTPYIGFGMGAAYLDDDNDTDTVLAYQGIVGTKVSITENLSGLVDYRYFRTLETDLGGVKFEYEQHIITAGLTYNFGTPPAPPPAEPAPMVEPAPAPVLARSYMVFFDWDSVAISSEASQIIRDAAAAAQQLGVTRIELTGHADRSGSARYNQRLSLKRADAVKAELVALGVSADSISTVGKGETAPLVPTPDGVREPQNRRVEIVLP